Part of the Nicotiana sylvestris chromosome 2, ASM39365v2, whole genome shotgun sequence genome, TGTTCGTAGATGCGACACTTTCCTCGCATTTGTGAAGGCAGCAGGACTGTGaagggcttcgcatttgcgatggctcCTTCACATGTGCGAAGCtcagtcacaaatgcgacatctgcaactgatgACTTtggacttagacgggatttttcattcattctttcatttttcaaaacctaaacttcaagaggcgattttccaaagaccatttctttcccaaatcataggtaaatgattcttaactcatttctttcaatctattacatctttttacaagatttcatcctagaatatagggtttttcatggtggaattgggtgttttggctAGAACTCAgggatttcgaaatttggggatttagacctcaaactGAGGTatgattccaaaaccaattgtatatccaggctcaagggtgaatgggtaatcgggttttggtccgaatttcgggttttgaccaaaTGGGCCTGGGGTAGGTTTTTGACTTTTAggggaaaatgttgggaaacttataattatgcattagaattgatttctttagcgataattgatgttattaagttaattatgactaggtACGAGTGTATTGGAGATAGAATCAAGAGGTGAAGTGGTAATTGAGCTTTAATTGACCGTTGGAtttaggtaagtgtttggtctaaccttgactcGAGGGACTAGAGATCcccgacttaattgctatgtgaaattccatgtatgtggcatataggtgtggtgacgagtacgtaTGCGCCGCCAAATTATCTGTTTAGCATGTTCCCTTCCCCGTTCCTAGTATATTGTTTTCCTCTCTTAACTGCTACTTGCTTATTAATgcttccatgtctaattgcttcttgttaaaAGTTGTTTTCTCTATTGAAGGTATTAATTGTTCCGTAGTTTCAATAAATTACATTGTTGGTTTAAGTTGGTTTATTGGTACTTCATGGTACACTTAGATTGGTCTCATTGTGTAGTATTAACTTGTGAATTttcataatggtataactttcccGTTGTTTTGGCTTGAGGTATAAATGTTGTGGATGGTTTTGAGTTAAATTATGAAATACTTGTTCTTATTATGTGATTAGTACTAAAATGGTGGGattaggttgcacgccgcaacaggaggaataaggatgaattgtgattgtctggtgggattgGGTTGAGATAGCAACAAGGaataataagggtggacaggtgggatcgggtttcATGCCGCAACAGGacgaataagggtgatatatatattgaggagtaataagggtggactggtgggatcgggttgcatgccgcaataaggAGCAATAAGGGTGAATGTTTATATTGTTACTtgttatatggtgggatcaggaTGCACGCCACATTATTTTGTTGTTTATGTATTCTTCCTCTGCTGGATTTTATTCCATAGCATTGTaactctcttaaggattggtATAGTTGAGTACTGGCAAAATATCTGGGTTCCCTATTTACTTCGCTGCAAGTTATTGTTTCAATTcattctgtatttccttttgttttattATATACTATTACAGGTTATAATGTATAAGCCTCACCTTAAccttgtcactacctcgtcgaggttaggcttggcactgaccagtatatggggtcggttgtactgatactgcactctacactttctgtgcagattttgaaGCTGGTTGTGGCTGATCGAGAGATCGGGTGTAGGCACTcatcaggagacccaaggtagttcTGCAAGCATccacaggccctggcgtccccttcttATGTTCtacttttttgttttattttctttcgaGACAAATGTACTTTTTCTTTCAGACCAGTATTTGTAGTAATTCGCAGaacgttcgtggattgtgacaccagtttctgggtggtaACAGCTTTGGAGTTGTTAATAGGTTATAGATAATCAGTTAAATATGTACTTCCGCTTTTATTTCTGTTTGAATTAGATTTTGATAATCTTAACTATGAAAATGTAAAGGAAAAAGGTGATTAtaactctaacgttggcttgcctagcaagtgcgatgttaggcgtcatcacggtcccgacggtgggaaattcaGGTCGTGACATTCTTCCTCAAGTTGCTTGTTTTTCTCAAGCTCGGCATACAAACTAGATTCAACTGATTTTAACTCGTTTTCAAGCTTAAGGTGTGCCTCACTTGCAACTTCCATTCCCTTTTGAGTGTTCCCAGGCCTACTCTACATTTTATGTTCCTCAATTATTTACTTTAGGTCTACCACCACCACTAATAGGTCATCTCTCCCATGCTCAATGTTAGGTTCTCTCTCAGTTAAAACTTCTTTCTCCTTTTTAACACACTCAATGGTTTCTTTTATATCAACTACAACAACCATTAGATCATCTCTCTCATGTTCTATATTTGCAATTTTTTCGGCTAAGGCATCCTTTTCATTCTTCAGACTCTCAATTGTTTCCTTTAAATCAACCATAATGACTACTAGGTCATCTCTAGACTGTTATGCTTCTCCTAGTTCCACAGTTAaagcatttttatcatttataagacTGTGATAAGCATAAATTAAAACATTTTCCAAAGACATAAGTTTTTTAGAGAATAAAACTTTAGATTTCTTTGAACATCTAGAAAGTTTACCTCATCATCATCGTTGGCATCTCCATCATCATCAGACTATTCCATCAAGGCAAAAATAGAGTCATACTCAGCTGCTTCTctttccactgccatcatggagctgTCACCTTGATCATTATCTTCTTCAAAttcactggaggagtctccccatgcagcaagagcttgcttCACAACATTGTCACCGGCATTCTTCCTCTTAAAGCGTTTatcaggaaccaggttcctcttgGCTGCTTTGTTTGTGTTGTGCTTGAATTGATCTTGCTTTAGAAGGGACAGTCCTTGCTGAAGTGTCCCGGCTTGCCATATTTATGACATAGGTCATAATGTTTTGGCTTGCTAGAATTGCCCCTTTTTAGAATGCCTCCATTTCTGTGAACCATTTTCTAGAATATTTTTGTCTGGTAAGCCATATCAGTATCCTCACCACTTGAATCATTGATGTCTGTCTTGAGGACCAGGTTCCTCTCTCTtttgggctctcttctttcattgtccttcttcttcatttcatatATTTTCAAATTACCAACAAGTTCATATATAGTCAGCTCTTGCAAGTTCATTGCCTCTGTGATAGCATTTCCTTTGCTTTCCTAGGAGCTGGGCAGGACACTGAGTATTTTCTTCACGAGTTTGTTTCTTGGAATGATTTCTCCAAGAGAGTGAAGCTCATTGACTATAGAGGTGAACCGAGTATGCATATCTTGGATGGATTCATCATCTTTCATCCTGAAAAGCTCATATTCAGTTGTAAGCATGTCAATATTTGATTGCTTGACTTGTCTTGTTCCTTCATGAGCTGTTTGAAAAGCTTCCCAGATTTCCTTAGCTGATTGGTATGTCGATATCCTGTTATATTCATCAGGACCAATGCCACAAATAAGAATTTTCTTTGAACAAAAATTCTTTTTTATGGCCTTTCGGTTAGCGTCGTTGAATTCCTTTCTTGTTTTGGGAACAGTTACAGCTGGGTTGCCAAAAACTTGGCAGGAACGAAGGGTCCAACATAGATGACATCCCAAAGCTCGGAATCTTTAGCCATGATGAAGTCGTGCATCCTAGTCTTCCACCATCCATAATATTGGCCATTGAACCTTGGCAGCTTGTAGGTAGATTTACCTTCTTCAAAGTTTGGAGGAGCAACCatgaggatcctttctaggtgttagcctAATAGAAAGAAcctactctgataccaattgatagaattTAAGGGTCCACTAAACTATATAGAGAATCGGGTTCTCTATTAGTTCTCACAGAACACACGCACACTGCAGTAAGTAAATAACACAGAGAAGGTTTAGGTGGAAAACTCCCAGCTCACGGGATTAAAAAACACGACCTACCCttataggatttcaacttcactactgagcaaactttagattacaacctattgtaacctaggaattaacctcttaatctctcactaacttgtaacaactctattataagccactttgtaaacactctattacaaagactttacaacttgactaactctagccaagacacaaacaccagggtttatgatttacaaaaaTTTCCTACGCAATGATTCTAACTAAGCTAGGTAGGAATTACAAGTAAAGAACTTCAATAAAGGTACAACACAACTAAGGACATATAATAACTCAATACAGGGAACTGATCCGTTGCTATGTTGTTCATTGTTCTTGATGCCCTCGAGAGTCACTTACAAGATTGATAGATGACTTGAGAGAATGCTTAATCAATTCTTGAATGTGCAAGTGTTTTGTTTTGCCTTTGCTTGATGTTAATAATTCATttgtgacatcacttgaatgatgtaagaaAGGTACGTAAAATGCATTCCCCATAAAGTTGATTGTTGCACTATTTTCGCACTGTTgcgtgtgcaggcagcaactttacAGCTGGAGCGATTGACTTGTCCAATCACCATGGGAACCAGAACCTATTTGTTCCCTCCATTGTTCCTTTGACTTTAAAGAGTTCAACCATGTATATTTGGAGGATAATTTATGCCAttgatagtttatatgagtccaccaaccTATAGAGTATCAagtcctctatgagtttccactgagaaTACTAATAAAACATTAAGTAAATAAGACAGGGAGTTTTATGTGGAAAAGTCCCTGCTCAATGGGATAAAAAAAACAcgacctacactggtaggatttcaacttcactatgagcaacttttagattacaacatATGCAaactaggaattaaactcttaatctctCACTAACTCGTAATACacttattacaagccactttgcaatacacctattacaaagacttcaactcatgactaactctagtcacgacacaaacacaaggggtttatggttttacaaaggGGTTCCTAAGCAACACTTCTAGCTAAGTAAtttaggagttacaatgaagaacaattacaaagttacaactcaactaaggacaacaaaatactagatttaggaactggtcTGTAGTAGCGTTTAAATTTGTTCTTGAGGCTCTTGAGAATTAAATTTGTTGTCTCAGAAGGATTGAATGCTTGAAGTGAATTCTCAAGTGTTTAAGTGATGATTTGTTGTAATACTCTAGTTAATACACCTTttatgacatcacttgaatgatgtaagtacttggttggtcaaaggacaagtgacTACAAAACTATTGCACTGTGTGCACTGTTTCTGTGGTAGTCAGTTTCCAACTGTGCACATTTGACTTTCATACTGTTGTCAGGGACACACAAGGGATTAGGTGTCTGCCTTGTTTCTCTATTTTCTACACTTGCAGCAGTTCTCATTAGTTGGAGTCCTGGCTGGAATCCGTTGATTAGCAATGTGTACTAAGTGcgtcaggttccttatctggttcttgatAGTAAGTGTGTTATTTCATCAAAATATAAGGCAAAGGCATtgaaacccatcaatttccccctttttgataatGACAAACTTAGACATTGATAACATATTTTTAGGGCAGAAATAACTAGATGAAGCAacaggaacttcacaagttccccctgacttCATGCTTCTCCCTTCATCTGATCCCTATTTCAATTATACTtaccccttttggcatcattaaaaatacacaagcaggcaatcaacataaagaagtctagcgtagctaactcatgccacatatgttcacacaacatgatagagaaGAGAAACAGAGAACACAAGCAATTAGATAGCAAAAGAGGATAGTTTTTATATATAAAACATATGACTTTACTTATAAAGCAAAGGCAAGATTGGACTGTTGAAATTGGGAGCAGTACTGATACATCCCATCcacatcaaaacaaaagaaacaaacaCAACTACTAAGTCAttaaaacaaaaaccaaaaatccagaaactggtcactgaaAGGGTtgcttagggggcactaggagtagaGGGCTTGGAAGCTGCAGCAAGGGTTTGGAAAACTAGGTCTATTCGGGCATTCGCCGACTTTTGCTCGTTGAGCAGTTCTGCTTTCAGGTTCTCCATTTGTGCCCTAAGATCAGCATTTTCTTTTGTCAAACGAATCACCTCCTCATTTGACTTTGAGGCCCCTTGGGcctgctgaccttccaggatagcgTACCCCGCCTTTAACCTTCGAATCTTCTCAGTTGCACTATTTTGAGCATTGATGAGCTGAGAGATTGTTGATGTACTGCCTAACCCCACATTCTTCTCGATGCACTCACATTCTTCCAAAGTTGTTTGAGAGAAGGTATGCTTCTTGGTGCCTACTTTTCTTTGTCCTAGTGGCACTTTGAAAAACTTAAACACTTGCGTAAGAAGGAACCCATATGAAATACCATGATTGCCATCCTTGAAAGTTGCTACCTTCTGCATATGTTCGATCATGATGGCAGGCAAGTTCACAGGTGTAAATCCATCCAGTTGCTCCATTAGATACAGGTCAGCCTGGAAGTCATGGACCTCTTCTCAGCATGGGATAATAGAACCTTGTTCACCAGCTCGAAAAGTAACTGATAAACATGGAGTAAGGCCTTCTTATGAACCTGGTCCCCCTTCTGGTTTGCATTATCCTTCACCACAACATTTTGGAAGTTTGACCCACACGCATCTTTCACAGTAGACACACCAACCATAGGGACTTTAAGAATATCCCTAAGCTGACTCACATCAAACACGATATCCATACCATTCACTAAGGCACAAATGTGGTCGGTATCAATAGGAAAGAGGCTGTCATAGAAGCTTTGAACCTCATCCTCATACaccttgggtgcatccatttggaACAGATACCCTCAATATTGAAACTCAACCATTGCAATTACTTGTCTCATACCATCCATATCAGAAATTGCTGGGTCAAAAGTGCTACTTAACAGGACCTTTTGGTGCCTTAATCGTTCTGAAGCAGAACTAGTTTCACTTCTCATCCTATTCGCAGAAACAGGTTCCTTAACAGATTCCAGCTTTCTCTTGCCAGACTTCACACCACTTGATTTTGCTTTTTCCTTTGACTTGACCAACACATCCTCATCAGAAACTGAGGGTTCACTCACAACATCCTTCAATTTTGAACTGGGGGTTGTAACATTCTCCACTGAAGCAGATTGTTTCTTCTTCTAGGACCTTCTCAccaaggaactaggttcctctgTTGTTTCCTCTTCAACTTCCACCACAGGGACATCCTTATCACATACAACTTCATTGTTTTTCACCAgtctcttccttttcttattaCCGTTCTTTCTGCTCTTTTGAAGGGCAGAGTCATAAGCTACCTTTGCTTGCAACCTTGTAGTAGGTTGCTTAGTAGAAGACTCAGGGGTGATTACTGCACTTCTCTTGACTATGAATGCATCAAGAGCAATGGTGTCTTGATCTTCCTCATTACTAGACCTCATCTCAGGGACTATAATGTCCAAGGGCTCAACAACAAAGTGTGGAGAAGGTGTAGGAGCAGAACTGGCCTGGGAGTGGGAACCTTGACATGTTTCTTCCGGAGAGGGGTCAAGTCCCTTACAAGAGGGCCCAGTAGTTTCTATTGGAGCAGAGCCTTCAACAAGCACCATGTATCCTTCTCCCACCAGTCATTGTGTCCCATTCCTATGAGACTTGGGTACACCAAAAATTACCTCATACAATAATCCATCTACAAACACAACAAAGATGGTCGCGATAGTTTCATCCTCGATAGGCTCCATGGCCACCACAGATTCTAAAGCAACAATGGCAGAAACCTCTACAATGTTAGGAATTTTACCATGTTCTCCACTTTTCCCTTGGTCAATGAGAATCTCAGAAGATAGACACGAAGGATCAATAACTTTTGGGGGTTCTGAGATAGTCGCCTTAGAACTAGAGGGTGAAGGGAAATCTGGGTTAGAGGTGATTTCAGTGGTTAGGACAGGGATGGTGACAGAGGGTTCATGGGGGATGGAGGGCTCAAGGGTTTTCTCTGGGTTAGTGACAACTGAAGAAGGGATTTCAGAGAGATTGTCATCCATTGAAGAGATAGAGTTGAGAATCTTTGGAGAGGGTCTAGTGAGGGAGTATGATCAGCGAAGAAAAGAGAggatttttaagagaaagaagataataataaagagagagataggaACCGGTTCTGAAATAGCGGTAGTGCTTGGGGAGATGCAACATTTTAGAGGGAGATGGAAAGAGTCTGAAAAGGTGGATGACATGGCAGTTGATATTTGTACCTTTTCAAGATGTGTATTAAAGAATGCATAGgactactaacctttggtacaagaaccaggttcttgacctgtCTTTGAAAATTTCAATCCTCTTTCACCGCCCATGCAATGCATTTACAGCTTCTATAATCATCATGTGTatttacctgcaacggtattgaagtgagttagacttggctagaaaatactttagctaattttacctgaaggtgattttcatagcAAACTGAtgggaatcaggttctcaattaggCTTCAATAGCCCCAGCTTCAccctatttctttcaaaatgttccctactcaatgctttggtgaagatatttgcaatttggtcttctgtactgcagaacttcatacagatcagccctttctccacattgtccctcagaaaatgatgtctcacatcaatgtgcttggctcttttgtgttgaactggattcttggccatgttgagtgcactggtgttatcGCATAGAAGAGGCACACAACCAGTAAATACCCAAAAATCCTCCAGTTGTTGTTTAATCCATAGGAGCTTAGCACAATAGGAGGCTGCAGCTACATATTCTGCTTTAACTGTTGAAAGAGTCATTGAGTTTTTcttccttgtgccccaagagatGATACATGATCCTATaaagtgagccattccagaagtaCTTTTCCTGTTCACAAGATAACCTTCATagtcagcatcaacatatccaataagattaaaactgtcacctgagggGTAATACAGGACCAGGTCTTGTGTTCCCTTATATCAAAAAAATATTggcagccttcagatgagattccttgggatttgactgaaaccttgcacatagcccCACACTGAAGACAATATCATGTCTACTAGCAGTGATAaagaagagacccaataatgctTCTATAAATTGTTTGATTCATAGAAGATCCAGCCTCATCCATATCCAGTCGACTAGTCGaagcaatgggagtgtctatcacttttgatgcttccatatcgaacctcttcaagagctccttgatgtatttctgttgacaaatgaatgtacccttagtggactgcttcacttgaagacccaagaagaaattcATCTCTCATTTCAACTCATTTCCCATatgttttgcaaattcttcacacagtgAATCCGttgttgccccaaaaatgatatcatcaacaaaTACCTGAACAATGAGCATGTTGCTTCCTCGTTTCTTCAGGAACAaggtgttgtcaatttttcctcttgtaaaaccattttctaagaggaactttgacagcctttcataccaagctcgaggagcctgcttcaacccatacaatgctttatccagtttaaacacatattcagagtattcatgacattcaaaccatGGAGGTTGCTTTACATAGACTTTTTCTTTAAGACgtccattcaaaaatgcacttttgacatccatttggaatagaGTGAATttcatatgagatgcaaaagcgattaggattctaatagcttccataCGAGCAACCGGAGCAAACGTTTCATCATAATCAattccttcctcctgattgtaaccTTGAACCACAAGCCTAGCCTTGTTCCTTGTAGtgtttccatgttcatcaagcttattCTTAAATACCCACccggttcctataatggttcgatctgaggGTCTGGGTACCAGGTGCCATACGTTATTCCTTTCGAACTGATTCAACTAatcttgcatggctgtaatccGGTCTGCATccttcaaggcttccttgatatttttgggttctatttgggaaagaaaggctgagaaggcaagtaaatttctggcttttgatctggtttgcaCTCCAGAATCTAGAGgggtaattatgttgtcaagtgggtgagagcttttgtgtttccagtttGGTATACGAGGCTCATTTGTGGAGGAGCTGGGTATATCTAACTGGTTCACTTGTGTTCTTCTCTCAGGTACTTGTGGAGTACCCTgcactgcatcaaccactctatCTTCaacttcagtggttgtaattgaggTACCTGATTCCCCTGAGGAAGAGGCAGCATTGTCTCCACTTGGCTCCTTCACTTGGCTCAACATGTCTGTCTTTCCATTTTTCATGTCGATGACTTCACTTGGAACTAGTAAGGGCTCCCCATCTTGATCATCCTTGTTGTTTTTCTCACATGAGGGATATGACTCGTCAAAGATTACATGAATATTTTCCTCAATACATTGACTCCGCTTGTTGTATATCTTGTAGGATTTGCTTTGAGAAGAATACCCCAAaaagattccttcatcactcttggcatcaaatttacTGAGCTGAtcatttccattgttgagaatATAGCATTTGCACCtttttgatacccaattttttctcacATATTTTgaacatatatatactttcaaaatggcatatatgcagttataagcatgcataagtatttttttataatttttccataattttaaaagctccaaatcaatttatttcttctctttttattacataaatatccaataattatccttcgtGATGATTTAGCcatttaaatttattatttgtGTCATCATAGTGTTTAAATATTATTAGCgcatttttataattgtatttatattttttaggctaaattgcacatctttgcaataatagcccatattaatgtataattacattatttatgcataaaataatcttttatatttttaaaatgttaaataactattttaaattattttagtacacaaaGATTTTTTTTGTACTCATTTATTTTcttataaattatttagttattaaaattggc contains:
- the LOC138885502 gene encoding uncharacterized protein, encoding MVAPPNFEEGKSTYKLPRFNGQYYGWWKTRMHDFIMAKDSELWDVIYVGPFVPAKFLATQLISTYQSAKEIWEAFQTAHEGTRQVKQSNIDMLTTEYELFRMKDDESIQDMHTRFTSIVNELHSLGEIIPRNKLVKKILSVLPSS
- the LOC138885503 gene encoding uncharacterized protein — protein: MNFFLGLQVKQSTKGTFICQQKYIKELLKRFDMEASKVIDTPIASTSRLDMDEAGSSMNQTIYRSIIGKSTSGMAHFIGSCIISWGTRKKNSMTLSTVKAEYVAAASYCAKLLWIKQQLEDFWVNTHDDYRSCKCIAWAVKED